A section of the Rhizobium sp. BG4 genome encodes:
- a CDS encoding YciI family protein — protein sequence MFILSLTYVKPNEEADKHMEPHMAWVKEGYAKGWFLASGRKVPRTGGVILATGNRAEIEAYVSADPFAVHGVAEYEVTEVALTTVNEGLEALKG from the coding sequence ATGTTCATACTTTCCCTCACCTATGTGAAGCCCAACGAAGAGGCCGACAAGCACATGGAGCCGCATATGGCCTGGGTGAAGGAAGGCTATGCGAAGGGCTGGTTCCTCGCTTCCGGCCGCAAAGTCCCCCGCACCGGCGGCGTCATCCTCGCCACCGGCAATCGCGCCGAGATCGAAGCCTATGTCTCCGCCGATCCGTTTGCGGTGCATGGGGTGGCGGAGTATGAGGTGACCGAAGTGGCCCTGACGACGGTTAATGAGGGACTGGAAGCGTTGAAGGGCTAG
- a CDS encoding sensor domain-containing diguanylate cyclase, with amino-acid sequence MTNISERLAELQEESAVMIVLYDQDDRVQYTNAAFRSTFALEPDETPTWAELMRRNTKAGRGTIIRTTDFEAWLMSAQSRRGKLPFRAFEMDVVDGRWFWMTETVQRDGWMLCMASDITHMKTSQRDLRQDRDFALRASQTDELTCISNRRFMMAALENMIARQETSALSGCICIVDLDFFKRINDNFGHQVGDQVLIDFARRVQPVIRRRDSFGRIGGEEFMLVFPDTTLEQGERIIDRVLELVRIAHPLPALPGFSYTCSAGLAELKVGDTVQQLYARADEALYIAKQSGRDRLKIAA; translated from the coding sequence ATGACCAATATATCGGAGCGGCTTGCGGAGTTGCAGGAGGAAAGCGCCGTCATGATCGTCCTCTACGATCAGGACGACCGCGTGCAATATACAAATGCCGCCTTTCGCTCCACCTTCGCGCTTGAGCCGGACGAAACGCCCACATGGGCAGAGCTGATGCGCCGCAACACCAAGGCCGGGCGCGGCACCATCATTCGCACCACGGATTTCGAGGCATGGCTGATGTCTGCCCAGTCCCGCCGCGGCAAGCTGCCGTTCCGGGCCTTCGAGATGGATGTCGTCGACGGGCGCTGGTTCTGGATGACGGAGACGGTGCAGCGCGACGGCTGGATGCTGTGCATGGCGAGCGACATCACCCATATGAAAACCAGCCAGCGTGATCTGCGCCAGGATCGCGATTTCGCGCTGAGGGCATCGCAGACCGACGAGCTGACCTGTATCTCCAACCGCCGCTTCATGATGGCTGCGCTGGAGAACATGATCGCCCGTCAGGAAACATCGGCGCTCAGCGGCTGCATCTGCATCGTCGATCTCGATTTCTTCAAGCGCATCAACGACAATTTTGGCCATCAGGTCGGCGACCAGGTGCTGATCGACTTTGCCCGGCGGGTGCAGCCGGTGATCAGGCGCCGCGACAGCTTCGGGCGGATCGGCGGCGAGGAATTCATGCTGGTGTTTCCGGATACGACGCTGGAGCAGGGCGAGCGGATCATCGATCGCGTGCTGGAGCTGGTGCGCATTGCCCATCCGCTTCCCGCCCTGCCGGGCTTTTCCTATACGTGTTCGGCGGGCCTTGCAGAGCTCAAGGTCGGAGACACGGTGCAGCAGCTCTATGCGCGGGCCGACGAGGCGCTCTACATCGCCAAGCAGAGCGGCCGCGACCGGCTGAAGATCGCAGCTTAG
- a CDS encoding DUF3445 domain-containing protein encodes MKLPAYTPYDGSSKPFTIGLMPLDAGRWIEPDGDLGRYLAEKRGLLAARRKDVFVAEDDTQAAQEECLGLLADHLCSAYPDRYVRHGDIITAGDTEVDLADVSLPPLMRAGLLVEDDLVIMRRKDDGWHLVAGHVSFPSSWSLQEKFGRPMQAIHADVPGFSEGTRNAALITRIFDNLLVAQPVERMNWSVNTTGDLFLPMSKHRRPPSSEDFTLAERFARVERQTLRKLPVSGDIVFTIRVYVDPIAAIEHHPRAAELASSFATQLAALDEQQTAYKGLTLQKAELVQKLHSLAQQLAPA; translated from the coding sequence ATGAAACTTCCCGCTTACACACCTTATGATGGATCCTCGAAGCCGTTCACCATCGGCTTGATGCCGCTCGATGCGGGCCGTTGGATCGAGCCGGATGGTGACCTTGGGCGCTATCTGGCGGAAAAGCGCGGGCTTCTCGCCGCGCGCCGCAAGGATGTATTCGTCGCCGAAGACGATACGCAGGCGGCCCAGGAAGAATGTCTCGGCCTCCTCGCAGATCATCTCTGCTCCGCCTACCCGGATCGCTATGTCAGGCATGGCGACATCATCACGGCCGGCGATACCGAAGTCGATCTCGCTGACGTCTCACTGCCGCCGTTGATGCGCGCCGGCCTTCTCGTCGAGGACGATCTGGTCATCATGCGCCGCAAGGACGATGGGTGGCATCTGGTCGCAGGCCATGTCTCCTTCCCGTCGTCCTGGTCGCTGCAGGAAAAGTTCGGCCGGCCGATGCAGGCGATCCATGCCGATGTGCCCGGTTTCAGCGAGGGCACGCGCAACGCGGCGCTGATCACCCGCATCTTCGACAACCTGCTGGTCGCCCAGCCGGTCGAGCGTATGAACTGGTCGGTCAACACGACGGGCGATCTCTTCCTGCCGATGTCCAAGCACCGCCGCCCGCCGTCTTCCGAGGATTTCACGCTTGCCGAGCGCTTCGCCCGCGTCGAGCGGCAGACGCTGCGCAAGCTTCCTGTTTCCGGCGACATCGTCTTCACGATCCGCGTCTATGTCGATCCGATCGCCGCGATCGAGCATCACCCGCGCGCCGCCGAACTCGCGTCGAGTTTCGCCACGCAGCTTGCCGCGCTCGACGAACAGCAGACGGCTTACAAGGGATTGACACTGCAGAAAGCCGAGCTCGTGCAGAAGCTGCACAGCCTTGCACAACAGCTCGCACCCGCCTGA
- a CDS encoding aminodeoxychorismate synthase component I, whose product MLFSEPSEIIIANDRAEFFPALKRMQDAKAAGKWLAGYMSYEAGYLFENKLAPKLPANRQSPLVCFGVFNSPAPNDHPLAQPVRRRDNEEFLTAPKAGWNFETYKERFDRLHWHLRQGDCYQANLTMPIEARWSGDPLAAFWSLIERQPVKYGAYADLGGPIILSRSPELFFRTDEDGWIETHPMKGTARRGADATEDEAIKAAMLADIKTQAENRMIVDLLRNDISRITQVGTLDVPKLFDIETYPTVHQMVSHVQAKLLPDLTIRDIFAALFPCGSITGAPKLSAMQILDDLEERPRDVYCGAIGMIAPTGAMRFSVAIRTISLFDNGRAVFNVGGGIVFDSTAEAEYEECLLKARFAIGDQEIAR is encoded by the coding sequence ATGCTCTTTTCCGAGCCGTCCGAAATCATCATCGCCAACGACCGCGCCGAATTCTTCCCGGCCCTGAAACGCATGCAGGACGCAAAAGCCGCCGGCAAATGGCTTGCGGGCTATATGTCCTACGAGGCCGGCTACCTCTTCGAGAACAAGCTCGCTCCAAAACTACCGGCCAATCGCCAATCCCCTCTCGTCTGCTTCGGCGTCTTCAACAGCCCGGCACCTAATGACCATCCCCTCGCCCAGCCGGTCCGCCGCCGCGACAACGAAGAGTTCCTCACCGCCCCGAAAGCCGGCTGGAATTTCGAAACCTATAAGGAGCGCTTCGACCGCCTCCATTGGCATCTGCGCCAGGGCGACTGCTATCAGGCGAACCTGACCATGCCCATCGAGGCGCGCTGGAGCGGCGATCCGCTCGCCGCCTTCTGGTCGCTGATCGAGCGGCAGCCGGTGAAATACGGCGCCTATGCTGATCTCGGTGGTCCCATCATCCTGTCGCGCTCGCCGGAGCTTTTCTTCCGCACCGATGAGGACGGCTGGATCGAGACGCATCCGATGAAGGGCACCGCCAGGCGCGGCGCCGATGCCACCGAGGACGAGGCGATCAAGGCGGCGATGCTCGCGGATATCAAGACGCAGGCCGAGAACCGGATGATCGTCGATCTGCTGCGCAACGATATCTCGCGGATCACGCAAGTCGGAACACTCGATGTCCCGAAACTCTTCGATATCGAGACCTATCCGACCGTGCACCAGATGGTGAGCCACGTGCAGGCGAAACTCCTGCCGGATCTGACGATCCGCGATATCTTCGCCGCCCTCTTCCCCTGCGGCTCGATCACCGGTGCCCCGAAGCTCAGCGCCATGCAGATCCTCGACGATCTCGAAGAACGGCCGCGCGACGTCTATTGCGGCGCGATCGGCATGATCGCTCCAACAGGCGCCATGCGCTTCTCCGTCGCCATCCGCACCATCAGCCTGTTCGACAACGGCCGCGCCGTCTTCAATGTCGGCGGCGGCATCGTCTTCGATTCGACCGCCGAAGCCGAATACGAGGAATGCCTGCTGAAGGCCCGCTTCGCGATCGGCGACCAGGAGATTGCCCGATGA
- a CDS encoding aminotransferase class IV family protein has translation MSNFSLIETLRWEPGIGFTRLRLHLARLDRSARRIGFPTPLQAKDRLEEAVAGATTSLRVRLTLDAAGRIDVTSAAFTPPAPDTIWKLRIASQRLDSADKLLRIKTTRREVYEAARAEYPASEADEVLMLNENDEICEGTITSVFLDDGSDLLRTPPISCGLLAGVLRTELICQRKARVGRISLADIAGGKLYMGNSLRGLIPSVLA, from the coding sequence ATGAGCAATTTCTCCCTGATCGAAACCCTGCGATGGGAACCCGGTATCGGCTTCACCCGCCTGCGGCTGCATCTTGCCCGATTGGACCGCTCCGCCCGCCGCATCGGCTTCCCCACGCCGCTTCAGGCGAAGGACAGGCTGGAAGAGGCCGTCGCTGGTGCGACGACATCGCTGCGCGTCCGCCTGACGCTCGATGCTGCCGGGCGGATCGATGTGACGAGCGCGGCTTTCACGCCACCGGCGCCGGACACAATCTGGAAACTCCGCATCGCCTCGCAACGGCTCGACAGCGCCGACAAGCTGCTGCGGATCAAGACCACGCGACGAGAGGTCTACGAAGCCGCCCGCGCGGAATATCCGGCGAGTGAAGCGGACGAGGTCCTGATGCTCAACGAGAATGACGAGATCTGCGAAGGCACGATCACCTCGGTCTTTCTCGACGACGGCTCGGACCTGTTGCGCACTCCGCCAATCTCCTGCGGCCTGCTCGCCGGCGTGCTGCGCACCGAACTCATCTGCCAGCGCAAGGCCCGCGTCGGCAGGATCAGCCTCGCCGATATTGCCGGGGGCAAGCTCTACATGGGCAATTCGCTGCGCGGCTTGATCCCCTCGGTGCTTGCCTAA